In Taeniopygia guttata chromosome 6, bTaeGut7.mat, whole genome shotgun sequence, the genomic stretch GGTCTGCGCATCTCTCAGTCCCCAAGGCACAGCACTGGCACGTCGCCTGACTcatttcccattttcatatGCCGAGGACTGAGACTCCTCCTTAGAGAGGCTCACACCTCCTGTACCTCTGTGATCCACGCCTGGCACAGTCCCATGGGATGGTCTGCACAGGACAGGACTAGAGACTGACCAACATCTCAGGCCTGGCTTTGCCATGGGAGGTTACACATGAACATCGGTGtctccttctccctcccacACAGCTgtattcccagagctctcagccCCCACACTGGAGAAGCCTTTGGATGCCTTTGGATTTGGTAGCACTGGCAGATGTATTTGGCTCACAGCTTTGTCATATCTGCTCAGGGCAAGGCAGAAACCAGGCTTTGTTCTTGGATTGGATGAAAATCTTCCTGTGGGCTTTGAGACCTGTAACTGCCCTTCTTTGTGTCCTGTCCCACAGGTGGATGTTACATCTGTGCACAGTCCCACAGGACTGCCTTGGATGAGACTCGTACAAGCAGCTGCCAATAGCAAGGAGCAGAACTTGGAAGCTTACTTAGAAAACAGTCAGTTATACTATCGCTCCACCAGGAAAATCAGCAAAAATGAGGAACTGCTTGTCTGGTATGATGAGGAGCTTTCCAGCCTCTTGGGTTTCAATGAGATAAAAGCTCAAAGGCCCCAGAATGGTAAGTGCTGAATTGCTGATTGCAGGGGTCACTGAGGACAGAAGGGAGTCTGCATCTTCTTTAGTCTGTGGTTGTCTTGTAATAATACAAAACATGTGCAAATCCTTAGCTGGTCTGCTGAGAGAAAAGACATTCTGCTTTGAGGTTTGAGCTGGAGGCACAGAGCAAGAAGCAATTTGCAGTTCTTAATGCCATTCTCATTGGTACTTTCTAGCAGAGGATGGTGCACTAGGGATTCATGCTGAAATTTTTGAGCTATGCAATGGAAATCTATGCACTTTGATAACTTAGAATCCTAAAAATCTAAAGTATCAGCTGGAGATAGGCCATTTTTAGCTTATTGACAAATCAGATATAGGCTAGTGTCCAGCTTTAAATTTGTAAATGAGCagatctttaaaaatacataacaAGCCTAACAGTATTGCATGCAGCACAGTCTGCCTATTTCATGTGGGACACAGTGGTAATGAGGAAAAGAGCAAGCTTCAGTTTCTGAGATGTTGCTGAAAATTCATTGCTCCAAAAGAAATTGATCTGGAAATTGTTACAAAACTAAAAATCTAGATTACAGAGACACCAAGCACGTTAGACAGGTCCATACCAGCTCTGACTCCAGATGTCATTTACTCCAAATATTGCATAGTTAAACTAGAACAAAAACCCTTTCTACATTCCCTTTAGTTAAGTTAAACAAGGCATATATAGATTAGATAGTAAAGATGTAGGTTGATAAAGTTATGCATCAGCAAATTCATATGGTAATGTGCTTGTCTGTAAATTAGTATTAAATTAATTCAGACACATTCATAACAGGAACCAACTAAATCATTCCAGCTGTTTTCAGTGTATTCTGTTAGTTTCTGTGTAGATGCACGCTGCCAGCCCTTTGGATTTACCAGGGAAGAGTGGTGCTTACACAAGAAACACTGTATCTAGACTCAAGACTTTAAACTCATAGGTATAATGTTCCACCCATTTCAGCAGCCTTATTTTCGTATAAAAAGTTCAGCTGTAAAGTAAAGTGTGTAAAGTGATATAAGCTGTGCTGAGTCTCAAATTAGGAATTTTTGATTCTACCCAACCAATTAATGAACTTTCCTATATATCCTAGGCCTCAGGTGCTGTCTGTCATCCCTTGCATTGTAAAACTGCTGTGTTGCGAAATAACGTAACGTGGTTACCAGGGTTAAGATGTACCATATTTGTGTTGATTGCTGAATTTTGTACCGTCTGTTCATGGGCAGTCAATCATCCCAATGAACCAGAGGTGCAGTAGGTCTGAAGACCACAAGGAAAGAATGTTCCTTATTCCTCCTGCCTATCACTGGCATTGTTTCAATTTGAACGTCGTTTTCTGTGCCATAGACTGTGCCTTAAGGTATATAACAGCTTGCCAAATGAGCATGAATAAGGGCTTCAGGCATTAAGGTCAGATGATTTTTGAACGGTATTAAACTTCCAGAGTATCCTAAAAATAGAGTCATGTAAAAATCTTTGAATCCTGTTCTAAACCTCATTATTGCTTGGATACATAGTATTTAGCATTCATCTGGAATGAAAGCCAGTGACTTAGTTAAGAAATGTAGGCCCAAATCTGGGTTTAGACTTCAAATCATTATGAACTCTAAATGGTTTTATCTAGATCATGGTGTACTGGCCATTTTATGTACTTTTATGTAATATAATTACATTTTATGTAATAAAATTTAGGCTTGAGAGTCTAAATGGAATACTTCTGCCAGTAGCACGGAAGCATGGAAGCAAATAAGACTGAACCATTTTGCATAGCAGGAAGGGACCTGATTCTGCACTGGCATTAATTTTACCGTGTGTAACCTTGTATGACACAATTTTTGTGTCAATCACAGGATCAGGATCTGCATCCACCCATGATTCCACCTTTGCAAAACTCATCACTTGTTGTCTGTTTCTGCAGAGTTGAGATGCCAAGAATGCGACCGAGTCTTTAAATGTGAGCATTCCTATCTGTCCCATGTCCGCTTCCTCTGTGTCCCAGAGAAGAGTGCTCTGCTGTGGAGAAACTTCCAGAACCCTAAAACTGAAAAGAGCAGCCTAGCTGAGCAGGCCACGAATTTCCACAGTCTAGCAAGAGACCTGGAAGTCAAAATGGCAGCTTGTAAAGATGATGCACATGGTCTTATTGGAGAAAGGAGAGCAAAATCTGAAGAGGCCGAGAACAACAGGAGCAGGAAAACAGTGCTGTTggagaaaacaaataatttgaCTGAGGAACGTAACTGTGGGGGCAAGGAAGAGGTTGGGGGAGAGCATGCATTGGCTGGTTCTATCAGGAAGCTTAGTTCAGGGAGGCAGTCAGCTAGGAAGGATGCTTTAGAGCAGAAGCAGAGTGCTTTCACTGAGGTCAGGAGGATGAAAGAGAAGCTGAGGAATGAGAGACTGCAGGAGCCAGAGCAGGAGGATGGCACTGCCCCACTTGGTAAAGAGCAGGTGCCAAAGGAAGTGTTGCTGAACTCCTCTGGCAGTGCATTCTCCTTTGTTTGGCCCACCAGAGCTCGAGGAGAACAGAAGAGTGCTTTCAGCAAGCCCAGTAAGTGTGTAATAGAAAGAGCTGCAGTAAATTCTTCTCATCCCATGAGTGAGTCAACAAAGAGCCTGGGGGAGCTGTCTGGCTTCATTGCCACCGCAGACATCATGTGCTGCAGCAGTCTTCTCAATTCCAAGTTCTTTGTCAGTGATTTGTGTAATGCTCAGATGCTGCAGACAACCATCACTCGGAGCAATGTTTTCCCATATACCTCAGAACCCTGGCTCAAGCAAGCAGGAGGACAGTTAcaaaacaccaccaccaccacttcctcctcttcctcctcctcctcctcttccttgaCTCTTCTTCCCCCCACCTTCACATCCTTTGGAGTGGCTGCCCAGAACTGGTGTGCCAAATGCAACCTGTCCTTTCGCATGACATCTGATTTAGTCTTCCACATGCGGTCACATCACAAAAAAGAATACTCCTCAAGTGAATCCCAGTGCAAGAGGAGACGAGAGGAGAAGCTGACATGCCCCATTTGCCATGAGTACTTCCGAGAGCGCCATCATTTATCCCGGCACATGACTTCTCATAATTAGAGCTATGCAGACAGATGTCACCACGGGACCGGGCAGGTTGGATGAAGAAGGGAATGATAGTTcacttaaataatttctttttgagTTTACATTAATTTCTTCCAGGAAATCACTGTTTACAATAATTTATAATAGAtgctttgtgaaaaaaaaaatataaaatgtttacAAGAGTCTGAGTGGGTTTTAAGTTTTGAAAACTCAACCTAGCCCTTATCAATCTATTTTTGAGGAAATAAAATAGTGAAATGAATCCACATGCTGTGTTAATTTGCAGAGTAGGGGCACAATTATAGATTTTTGCAAACAAATTTGTCTTTGCTTATATTTGATTTGCTGGTGTCTGTGCAGTAGAatttaaatatggaaataacAACTGCCTCATTGAATGAGGAACCTTTAGCATTAGAAAAATCAGAGCTTATATGTTAAAAGAAGATATGTTGCTATTTCTAGCAGCATTGGTGGactctttttcctttatattaGCTGAATCAGTTCTCTTACCAAGTTTTTGAGTTAAAAACTGACAT encodes the following:
- the ZNF488 gene encoding zinc finger protein 488, which codes for MELTSLPKVLWTSDNKLLHHHFPDILATVHTTQDIPEEVVFGPCMLQNTLLDTVAFIALKCSDRRNIHYVFKVDVTSVHSPTGLPWMRLVQAAANSKEQNLEAYLENSQLYYRSTRKISKNEELLVWYDEELSSLLGFNEIKAQRPQNELRCQECDRVFKCEHSYLSHVRFLCVPEKSALLWRNFQNPKTEKSSLAEQATNFHSLARDLEVKMAACKDDAHGLIGERRAKSEEAENNRSRKTVLLEKTNNLTEERNCGGKEEVGGEHALAGSIRKLSSGRQSARKDALEQKQSAFTEVRRMKEKLRNERLQEPEQEDGTAPLGKEQVPKEVLLNSSGSAFSFVWPTRARGEQKSAFSKPSKCVIERAAVNSSHPMSESTKSLGELSGFIATADIMCCSSLLNSKFFVSDLCNAQMLQTTITRSNVFPYTSEPWLKQAGGQLQNTTTTTSSSSSSSSSSLTLLPPTFTSFGVAAQNWCAKCNLSFRMTSDLVFHMRSHHKKEYSSSESQCKRRREEKLTCPICHEYFRERHHLSRHMTSHN